A genomic segment from Rhodothermales bacterium encodes:
- a CDS encoding creatininase family protein produces the protein MHHDLDARNPVPVAPITSGDEAFRKKFISWQLADLSYVDINEYLKEKDIVLVPMASTEQHGPHLPLWTDTITAMEISRRVSEMIGILRTPPIWMGYSPQHMSGPGEGRGTITVRSSTLLAVMYDVARSLIHHGFNKIIFINGHGSNIKVVDPILRKLRYETGALISFVKPYMENYVGLMKGLLENPPEETPGWHASELETSQDMAWDRSIVRMERAENTKAHIPGWLPKSFEKKDGMPDVEFDGYKYFTFPMDHHEFIESGTIGNPLRATPEKGEEAFRRYSEHVARGVLELMKVKVEVKNREFIDRVL, from the coding sequence ATGCACCACGACCTCGACGCTCGCAATCCGGTACCTGTCGCCCCCATCACCTCCGGCGATGAAGCCTTCCGCAAGAAATTTATCTCCTGGCAGCTCGCCGACCTGTCCTACGTGGACATCAACGAGTACCTGAAGGAAAAAGACATCGTCCTCGTCCCGATGGCCAGCACGGAGCAGCACGGCCCCCACCTGCCGCTGTGGACGGATACGATCACGGCGATGGAGATCTCCCGCCGGGTGTCCGAGATGATCGGCATCCTGCGCACCCCGCCCATCTGGATGGGCTATTCTCCGCAGCACATGAGTGGTCCGGGCGAAGGCCGAGGCACCATCACGGTCCGCAGTTCGACCCTCCTCGCCGTCATGTACGACGTGGCCCGCAGCCTCATCCACCATGGGTTCAACAAGATCATTTTCATCAACGGCCACGGCTCGAACATCAAGGTGGTGGACCCGATCCTGCGCAAGCTGCGGTACGAAACGGGCGCCCTGATCAGCTTCGTGAAGCCGTACATGGAGAACTACGTCGGCCTGATGAAAGGCCTGCTGGAGAACCCGCCAGAAGAGACGCCCGGTTGGCATGCCAGCGAGTTGGAGACGTCGCAGGACATGGCGTGGGATCGCAGCATCGTCCGGATGGAGCGCGCCGAGAACACGAAAGCCCACATCCCCGGCTGGCTGCCAAAGTCGTTCGAGAAGAAGGATGGGATGCCGGATGTCGAGTTCGACGGCTACAAGTACTTCACCTTCCCGATGGATCACCACGAGTTCATCGAGAGCGGCACGATCGGCAACCCACTACGCGCCACGCCCGAGAAGGGTGAGGAAGCCTTCCGCCGGTACTCGGAGCACGTCGCCCGCGGCGTGCTGGAGCTGATGAAAGTGAAGGTGGAGGTGAAGAACCGGGAGTTCATCGACCGGGTGCTGTGA
- a CDS encoding sugar phosphate isomerase/epimerase, which translates to MHLSMHNWMRAESLEVTVRRLARYGYESIEISGEPEKYNTKDVRKLLKDNKIRCWGTVTLMLGDRSLVSKDAGKRAMSVQYVKDCITMVKELDGYEISIVPGTVGKISADSTPENEWEWAVEGMKEIYDFAMKAGVRPSIEPINRFETYFVTRGAQALALAEATGPECGVCLDTFHMNIEETDMFETIRTVGKRIVDVHVCDSNRMACGMGHLDWLKIIGTLMTAGYDGALTVEFVSPVDRTPANQYPNAVERNPVDISPEQLKFIEDHGSSLISEEFYNWQVELCAEKLLPLIK; encoded by the coding sequence ATCGAAATCAGCGGCGAGCCCGAAAAGTACAACACGAAGGACGTTCGAAAACTGCTCAAGGACAACAAGATCCGATGCTGGGGAACGGTGACGCTCATGCTGGGAGACCGGAGCCTGGTGAGCAAGGACGCCGGCAAACGGGCGATGTCCGTGCAGTACGTGAAGGACTGCATCACGATGGTTAAGGAACTCGACGGCTACGAGATCAGCATCGTGCCCGGCACGGTGGGTAAGATCTCGGCGGACTCGACGCCGGAGAACGAGTGGGAATGGGCTGTCGAGGGCATGAAGGAGATCTATGACTTCGCGATGAAAGCCGGCGTCCGCCCCTCTATCGAGCCCATCAACCGGTTCGAAACCTACTTCGTCACTCGCGGCGCCCAGGCGCTCGCCCTGGCCGAAGCGACCGGACCCGAATGCGGCGTCTGTCTCGATACGTTCCACATGAATATCGAGGAGACGGACATGTTCGAGACGATCCGCACGGTCGGCAAGCGGATCGTGGACGTGCACGTGTGCGACTCCAACCGGATGGCCTGTGGGATGGGGCATCTGGACTGGCTGAAGATCATCGGCACCCTCATGACGGCCGGATATGATGGCGCGCTGACGGTCGAGTTCGTCTCGCCCGTCGACCGCACGCCGGCCAATCAGTATCCGAACGCCGTCGAGCGCAACCCGGTCGACATCTCCCCCGAACAGCTGAAATTCATCGAGGACCATGGCAGCAGTCTGATCAGCGAGGAATTCTATAACTGGCAGGTGGAGCTCTGCGCCGAGAAGCTGCTGCCGCTTATCAAGTGA
- a CDS encoding Tm-1-like ATP-binding domain-containing protein, producing the protein MKKNIVLVGTLDTKGPEFAYVRDRMQALGMTTTVIDAGILGEPLGIVPDIDHAEAARFGGTTIEALQKAGSRGKAVAGMRDALRVLLLKLYREGRLDGVFGMGGAEGAVIGAACMMGLPIGVPKILLSPIASGKHYFDPLVGTSDIMVVHSVVDILGLNSIATTIFDNAAAAMKGLVEHGHVLPPPKPDQKYVAVTMLGNTTKAVMALKDRLAKDGYEAVIFHSNGVGGPAMEELAEAGQFVGVIDYTTNEVYDPLVGGIHDGGPRRLSVVGQLGLPQVVVPGCIDFSVFHAGHIPDALQGRPVYDHNPEYTLVRTPIEEMIQLGGIFADRLAPAKGPLRIMMPMLGLSIPSVKPHGLFWNPEADAAFLAELRQQLGARRPDIPIDTYDYHVNDPAFGVLVAEAFLGL; encoded by the coding sequence ATGAAAAAGAACATAGTATTGGTCGGAACGCTCGACACCAAGGGCCCCGAGTTCGCTTACGTGCGGGACCGGATGCAGGCCCTCGGGATGACGACGACGGTGATCGACGCCGGCATCCTCGGCGAGCCGCTAGGGATCGTGCCGGATATCGACCACGCCGAGGCCGCCCGGTTCGGCGGGACGACCATCGAGGCGCTCCAGAAGGCCGGCAGCCGCGGCAAAGCCGTCGCCGGCATGCGCGATGCGCTCCGCGTCCTCCTCCTGAAGCTGTACCGCGAGGGCCGTCTGGATGGGGTTTTCGGGATGGGCGGCGCCGAGGGCGCCGTCATCGGCGCGGCCTGCATGATGGGCCTCCCGATTGGCGTCCCCAAGATCCTGTTATCCCCCATCGCCTCCGGAAAACACTACTTCGACCCGCTGGTTGGCACCAGCGACATCATGGTCGTACACTCGGTGGTGGACATCCTCGGACTGAACTCCATCGCGACGACGATCTTCGACAACGCGGCGGCAGCGATGAAAGGGCTGGTGGAGCACGGCCACGTCCTCCCCCCGCCCAAGCCCGACCAGAAGTACGTGGCCGTCACCATGCTCGGCAACACCACGAAGGCCGTGATGGCGCTGAAGGATCGGCTGGCGAAGGACGGGTATGAGGCGGTGATCTTCCACTCGAACGGCGTGGGCGGACCGGCGATGGAGGAGCTGGCCGAGGCCGGCCAGTTCGTCGGCGTGATCGACTACACGACGAACGAAGTGTATGACCCGCTGGTCGGCGGCATCCACGACGGCGGGCCGCGCCGGCTCTCGGTCGTCGGCCAACTCGGGCTGCCGCAGGTGGTCGTGCCCGGGTGTATCGACTTCAGCGTCTTCCACGCCGGCCATATCCCGGACGCGCTCCAGGGCCGGCCGGTGTACGATCATAATCCCGAGTATACCCTCGTCCGCACCCCGATCGAGGAGATGATCCAGCTCGGGGGGATCTTCGCGGACCGGCTGGCGCCGGCGAAGGGCCCGCTCCGGATCATGATGCCCATGCTGGGCCTGTCCATCCCCAGTGTCAAACCCCATGGATTGTTCTGGAATCCGGAGGCGGATGCCGCCTTCCTGGCCGAGTTGCGCCAGCAGTTGGGAGCGCGCCGGCCGGACATCCCGATTGATACCTACGACTACCATGTAAACGACCCCGCCTTCGGCGTCCTCGTCGCCGAGGCGTTTCTGGGGTTGTAG